The sequence GCTGATGCTGGTGAGCATACTGCTCCCCTCCGGCAATGACTTGGCCGCCGAATTTTATACCCCCCTGCCCCTGAACCAGAGAGTGCCACTCCCCCTGGAGCTGCAAGCCTCTGAGCAGCCAACCACCACCGAACAAGCACTCCAGTGGCGCAGCTTCACCGTTCAGCCCGGTGACAGCCTGGCCAGGCTGTTTGACCGGGCAGGCCTCAGCCCCCAGCAGCTCTACCGCATCACCCAGCTTCCCCAGGCAGGCAAGCGCCTGACCAAGGTGATGCCGGGCCAGGAGATCCAGCTGGGCCGGGACGACCAGGGCGAGCTGAAACGGCTCAGCTACGCCATCGATGGTCGCACCACCCTGGTGGTCACTGCCACACAGGAGGGCTATCAGGAGCGCCTGGACCATAAAGAGGTGGAGATTCGCACCGGCTTCGCCTCAGCGGAGATCACCAGCAACTTCTGGAACGCCGCCGTGAACGCCGGCATGACGCCCAACCAGATCATGAGCCTGGCGGGGATCTTCGGCTGGGACATCGATTTCGCCCTGGACATTCGCGAAGGCGACCGCTTCTCCGTGCTCTATGAAGAGGAGTACATCGACGGACACTATGTGGCAGACGGTAAGATCCTGGCGGCAGAATTCACCAACCAGGGCGACACCTTCCGGGCGGTGCGCCACAGCGACGGCAACTACTATTCCGATAAGGGCAAGGCGATGCGCAAAGCCTTCCTGCGCGCCCCGGTTCAGTTCAACTACGTCAGCTCCAACTTCAACCCGCGCCGCCTGCACCCGGTCACCAAACGGGTCCGCCCCCACAACGGCACCGATTATGTGGCCCCGGTGGGCACCCCCATCATGGCCGCCGGTGACGGCAAGGTGATCAAGTCCGCCTACAATAAGCTGAATGGCAACTATGTGTTCATCCAGCACGGCGGCAAGTACGTCACCAAATACCTGCACCTGAGTAAGCGTAAAGTGAAACAGGGTCAGCGGGTCCGTCAGGGTCAGACCATCGGCCTTCTGGGCGCCACAGGCCGGGTAACCGGCGCTCACCTGCACTACGAGTTTCTGGTCAACGGCGTACACCGCAATCCTCGTAAGGTGAAGCTGCCGGAAGCGGCAGACATCGCCAAGAAAGACAGGACCGCCTTCCTCCAGTATGCCGAGGAGCAGCTTGCGGTACTGGCACATCGTCAACAGATCATGGTGGCAATGCAATGAGCAGATACATAGGTCTGATGTCCGGCACCAGCATGGACGGCATCGATGCGGTACTGGTTGAGTTCCAGGAGGGTCACCCGGTGATGGTGGCCAGTCACACCCATGAGTATGAACCCCACCTGCTGGAGCAACTGCATCGGCTGTGCAGCACAGGTGAAGATGAGGTGAACCGATTGGGCCATGTGGATCGCCAGGTGGGCCGGGCCTTCGCTCAGGCGGTTCACGGCGTGCTGAAGAGCAGTGGCCTGGCCCCGAAAGATATCCGCGCCATCGGCAGCCACGGCCAGACCGTGCGACACCAGCCTGAGGGACTCAACGGCTTCAGCCTGCAGCTGGGGGATCCCAACACCATGGCGGTGGAAACCGGCATCGACGTAGTCGCGGATTTCAGGCGCAAAGATATCGCCTTGGGAGGACAAGGGGCCCCTCTGGTGCCTGCCTTCCACCAGTCGCTGTTCAGTGATAAGCAACCTCGGATCATCGTCAACATCGGCGGCATCGCCAACATCACCTGGCTGCCGGGGGATGACGGTCCTGTCCTGGGGTTCGACACCGGCCCGGGCAACACCCTGATGGATGCCTGGGCACGACAGAACATTCAGCAGCCCTTCGACCGCGACGGTGCCATGGCCGCCAAAGGCCAGCTGCAACCTGAGCTGCTGCAGCGGCTGATGACTCACCCCTACTTTGCCCAGCCCGCGCCCAAGAGTACCGGCCGGGAACTGTTCAACCAGGCCTGGCTGAATTACCAGCTGGAGCCCTTCATGAACCTGGCGCCGGAAGATATCCAGGCAACCCTGCTGGCGTTCACCGTGGAGACCATGGCCGCCGAGATCCGGGCACTGAGCCCGGACTGTGCCCTCTATCTGTGCGGCGGCGGCGCCTTCAACGGCCAACTGGTGCGCAAACTGGCTCAGGCCCTGCCTCAGCACCGCATCCAGACCACGGATGCCCTGGGGGTGCCCCCGCAGTGGGTCGAAGGGATGGCCTTCGCCTGGCTGGCGATGCGCCACGTGGAGGGACTGCCCGGCAACCTGCCGTCGGCCACCGGTGCCAGCCGCCCCGCAGTACTGGGCAGCTTGACCCCTAAAGGCTA is a genomic window of Ferrimonas sp. YFM containing:
- a CDS encoding peptidoglycan DD-metalloendopeptidase family protein, with the translated sequence MIRENKRRKSAPLTGLVGTFKVLPRPHRIGLTSILLLMLVSILLPSGNDLAAEFYTPLPLNQRVPLPLELQASEQPTTTEQALQWRSFTVQPGDSLARLFDRAGLSPQQLYRITQLPQAGKRLTKVMPGQEIQLGRDDQGELKRLSYAIDGRTTLVVTATQEGYQERLDHKEVEIRTGFASAEITSNFWNAAVNAGMTPNQIMSLAGIFGWDIDFALDIREGDRFSVLYEEEYIDGHYVADGKILAAEFTNQGDTFRAVRHSDGNYYSDKGKAMRKAFLRAPVQFNYVSSNFNPRRLHPVTKRVRPHNGTDYVAPVGTPIMAAGDGKVIKSAYNKLNGNYVFIQHGGKYVTKYLHLSKRKVKQGQRVRQGQTIGLLGATGRVTGAHLHYEFLVNGVHRNPRKVKLPEAADIAKKDRTAFLQYAEEQLAVLAHRQQIMVAMQ
- a CDS encoding anhydro-N-acetylmuramic acid kinase — its product is MSRYIGLMSGTSMDGIDAVLVEFQEGHPVMVASHTHEYEPHLLEQLHRLCSTGEDEVNRLGHVDRQVGRAFAQAVHGVLKSSGLAPKDIRAIGSHGQTVRHQPEGLNGFSLQLGDPNTMAVETGIDVVADFRRKDIALGGQGAPLVPAFHQSLFSDKQPRIIVNIGGIANITWLPGDDGPVLGFDTGPGNTLMDAWARQNIQQPFDRDGAMAAKGQLQPELLQRLMTHPYFAQPAPKSTGRELFNQAWLNYQLEPFMNLAPEDIQATLLAFTVETMAAEIRALSPDCALYLCGGGAFNGQLVRKLAQALPQHRIQTTDALGVPPQWVEGMAFAWLAMRHVEGLPGNLPSATGASRPAVLGSLTPKG